From Bacteroidota bacterium, the proteins below share one genomic window:
- a CDS encoding NRDE family protein, whose product MCTVSYIPTSAGFILTSSRDESVYRPTLAPERYFHNGNILIYPKDELAGGTWIAANNNGRMACLLNGAFENHIKKEKYEKSRGQVLLESFEYESCGTFYKNVNLIGVEPFTLLLIDKQNFNELRWDGRQKHIKTVNPAIPEIWSSVTLYNQEAIEQRRKWFFRWIKNKIDIPGFDIAGFHSGFHGENMENDIVMKRNGGLQTLSISQIIIRKNSGHFSYIDLVKKETHRYDLNKDKKLT is encoded by the coding sequence ATGTGCACAGTAAGCTATATTCCAACCTCTGCCGGGTTCATCCTTACCTCAAGCCGGGATGAAAGTGTTTACAGGCCTACCCTGGCTCCTGAAAGATATTTTCATAACGGAAACATTTTAATTTATCCCAAAGATGAATTGGCCGGAGGAACCTGGATAGCAGCGAATAATAACGGTAGAATGGCCTGCCTGCTAAACGGGGCTTTTGAAAACCATATTAAAAAAGAAAAATATGAAAAGAGTAGGGGACAAGTATTATTGGAAAGCTTTGAATATGAATCCTGTGGAACTTTTTATAAAAATGTAAATTTGATTGGCGTTGAGCCTTTTACATTGTTATTGATTGACAAACAAAATTTCAATGAATTAAGATGGGACGGCAGACAAAAACATATCAAAACGGTTAACCCTGCTATTCCTGAAATATGGTCGTCTGTAACTTTATATAATCAAGAGGCCATTGAGCAAAGAAGAAAATGGTTTTTCAGGTGGATTAAAAACAAAATCGATATACCCGGATTTGATATTGCAGGCTTTCATTCCGGCTTTCATGGAGAAAACATGGAAAATGATATCGTAATGAAACGAAATGGAGGGCTTCAAACCTTAAGTATATCCCAAATAATAATCAGGAAAAATTCAGGGCACTTCAGCTATATTGATTTGGTAAAGAAGGAAACGCACAGATATGACCTGAACAAAGATAAAAAGCTCACATAA